The Panicum virgatum strain AP13 chromosome 3N, P.virgatum_v5, whole genome shotgun sequence genome includes the window ATCAAGGAACAAGACATTAATGTGGGAAATCACTTCTTGCCATCCAAAACTTATCAGGAAAAATTCTCCATGATGACATAACATTCTTTAAACAGGACTGCAAAACTCtcattgttaagctcatttcgGAAAGGAATAAAAAAGGGAGATGTAATCATTGAATTAACTTTTCAAATTCACTTCTACATCCTCAAGTTTGCTAAACCCAGTGGTAAACTTCTTTCCGCATATATAGAATTATAGATACCTGCCTCATCTTAGGCCCCCTTTGGCACCGTGCTGCACTGTATCACAAAGCTAAAACGGACCCCCAAGTGATACTTGGGGAACATGTGAAGCTGGTGAAGCTAGTTTTCCCTAGCTTCACTAGCTTCGTGCTACAGTATGCTACAGCGCATGAACAGTGACGAAGCTAAAGCACCATGGAGTGGTGTCAAAGGGGGCCTTATTTCCACAATATAAACACATAGAAGGACACAACACAAGACGTATTGGCAATTTCCGTGACAACTTAGAAGTCAAAATTGACAAAATTGCCCAACAACATGGGAGTGCTCCAATACATGTACTTCAGTACTAGTAATCAATCAAACACCAAACCACAACATGTTCATCATATGGCAATACACTAAGGGACTAAATACAGAAAATACTTTTTTTCCctcaataaaaaaaatcaataaattttttaattttttagaagATATGAGAACAGACTTGGCAATCAAGTACCTGTACTAGCAAACCAAAATAGGAACTTATACAAAGATAttatttaaaagaaaaatgtggtcCCAAATAACATgtgctgtgttcgcttggcttgtcagccaaccagccagcagtactgttctttcatactaaatcagcaccagccaccaactACCAGCCAGATAGCAGTaatgttctctcataacaaatcagcaccaggcACCAGCCACAACCAAGCGAACACAACGATGGCTGTCCtccataataaaatattaaggaTTAACTGCTCTGCTTGATACACTCTTATTATACTACGAGGATGCTAAATATCTTGCTCGTTAATATTAGAAAGGAAAGAGTATTTTTTTCATTACACCATGCGTAATAAGATCTAGCCAACTATACTTTGATTTTAGTAGGAGCCAGTCAACTGGTGATTCACTCGCATAAGGCTAAGAAAGGAAGcatgaaattatattatgcaaCATACATGCTTAGGTAATAATAGGCCTTCTCATTTCCAAAACCAACCTATGAGTTTGATAAGATGCTGGTCATAATTTATTGGTCATGCTTTGTGAATATGCTGCATAGAGGGCAAAGTGCTATAAGGAAATACGTACCTGTTTTGAAGAGTTCATTCCAACAAGAACTGTAGAAATTTCGTTGTTCATCAGGCTGTATTGCATAGCTAGCTTCGTGATGCTTTTCCCCTTTTTGCTACAGTACTCTGCAGCTGCCCTGCATGCCGACTGATAATAACAGGCAACATTATACTTGTCAATTGAATATCTAGCACAGCTTCGAATAATAAATACAAGCAATTATTATAAATAAGGTTAAAACTTAAGCAAGATATGGAAGGAGCGATGACCAAACAGAATTCGCAACGTGCAACCAGATAGTTTATCCTTGAGTGATGACAAATAGAATTCTCAACGTGCAGCCAGACAGTTCATTCAAGCTATAGATATCATCAAGAATGTCGAGTCAAGAGATGTCCTGGCAATTTTGTAGCCCCTCATTGTTAGTCCTTATGGACTCCGAATGATTAAATTACACTTCCGGTATAATCTAGAGTATGTAGTTTTAGAATATTATTGTAGTGGTGCACATATTGTACTGTGAAACATCAAGATTACTAATGGCAGTAAAATTACACATACTCTGTATTGAATCAGTGAGTTGATTACATGTCCACAACACTAAAACAGGTGGTGTGACAAACTAGGAGGCTGACTGGCCCTGCCATACCAGGATCAGGTTTGATCCTCTGATCTCTCTATTGTTGTTTTCAAAATCTTAGATGTTTAAAGATAGATCAATTATCTGGATTGTTGGAGTTCACCACGGAGCTTGCGCAGCCCATAggcaaacacaccaaaaaaaaatgaagatgaACTCAAGTGATTGGTGCTGCTCAAAGAGCAGCGGTTTCCATCGTATTTAGAAACTATTTAAAGGAAAAAGTACAGCTAAACTCTGGACATAATCTGCCAATTTGCATGGCACTTGCGCATGACAGATCGTGCACTGCTCTGCATGGTTGTTAGATAGTATGATTGGTCATGCGCAAGTGCCACACCAATCAGGCAGATTAGCTGCTGAGTTTTGCTCCAGTTTACCCTTTAAATAGTTGCTCAATACAATGAAAAATGCTGTGTGCAATCCATCCCCCTTGTCATGCTCCCTGAACCAACTGCAAGGAAGTCTGACAAAGAATAGCCTGCTATCTCCCACATCTACCTATTTCAATTTCTATCCAGGGCAATGAGTTTTCAATAATTAAAATTACAACACACTAGTTTGTGGTTGTTCTACAATTAACAGGCACTAGACTAAACAAACGTAAATCACGTTAAGGGGATACCTTAAGTTCCTCCGGTGCGGGGTGCCAGTCTGGGGGCCCATTATCCGTGAGAAGACCCATCGCAAGGGGCGAAGCGGTGATAACCCCAACGCCCTTGCTCTTCAGGTAGGGGAGCAGATCGACCAGGGAGGTGTCATTGACCCCATAGTGGCAGTAGGACAGGATGACATCCACCGAGCCCGGCGGCACCCGGTCGAGCACGTAGGGGTAGATGCTGAGGGGCAGCCCGGTAATCCCGACGAACCGCGCCTTCCCGCTCTCCTTGATCTTCCGGAGCGCGGGAACGGTCTCGCTCACAATCTACAATACCAGTGAGCGTCAGCAGAGCGACCGCATCCTGCGTTACGCGAGCTGCAGGGGTGGGCGCGGCAATCCGCCGAGCAGGTGGCGGGCGACCTGGTCGAGGCTCGTGAACTCGATGTCGTGGGCGTGGAGGATGTCGACGTAGTCGAGCCCCAGGCGCGCGAGGCTCTCGTCGACGCtgcgggcgacgcgggcggcGGAGAAGTCGAAGCCCTCGTCCTTGTAGCGGCCGCACTTGGTGGCGACGACGACCTGGTCCCGCGGGACGGCCGCGTGGCGGAGGCAGTCGCCGAGGACGGACTCCGAGACCGTGCCGCCGTAGTACCTGCGCGCCGGCGGGCGGAGAGGGGGCGGGTCAGCGCGgagcggggagggggaggggaggcgagggGGGTGTCTGGTTCCGTGTATGTACGGGGAGGTGTCGAAGAAGTTGATGCCGAGGTCGAgcgcgcggcggacggcggcgcgggctgcgTCGCGGGGCACGTCCCCGAAGACGTGGCCGAGCGGGGAGGCGCCGAAGCCGACGGCGCTGACGCGGAGGCCCGTGCCGCCCAGCTCGCGGAGCTCCATTGCCGGATTCTAGAGTGGGCGGCGGTGCCCAGTCGCTGTCTAGTGTCCAAAAATCGGCGCACCGCAAGCAGGGGAATCCAATCTGACAATCTGAGCGAGGACGGTCGGTGCGGCGGGTGACGTGGGCCGGATGTGGAGTCACGTGGAATCGGCGTCACGGCCCGTCACGGCGGATATGGCGCTCTTCCGTGACGTCACGGCTTGCTGAAAACAAAACTAATTCCGGTTCCGGATACTTTTGAACTGCAGGCGCCGTTCGGATGCACTGAAATGGCGGGGCTGGGCTGATCAGCCCAGCCGTTCGGCGGTCCAGCCGTTCGTCGGTCCAGCTGAAGCTGAACGGCTGGTAAGTCCAGCCTGCCAGCCGCCTATGCCCCCATCTGCCCCCGACGGCCCCGATGGCGCCGTCCGGACTGCCCCACGCCTCCGCCGCTCCCCTAGGCGGCGCCACCCGACCGCCCAGCGCTGCCGTCGTTCTCTTCGCCGGCCCCTCCCCCCACCGCATCCGTCGCGGcgtccgcccccgccggcgctgcAAGGGATCGTGGTCGCCACCACCGTCCACGCCGCACCTAGATCAGAGGGAGAAGAGGGGGCCCTGCACAGGGGCGGAGCCCAATAGTGGTCCGTGGGTGCCCAGGCACCCCCTCCATTTGTAAAAATTTTTTAGAAGCTCTGGAATTTGGCCCTATTGGCACCCCCAAGCCCAAGACGAGGCACCCCCAGCCCACCCAACAGCCCAAGAAGCAAACACAGGCAACCTGCCATCAGCTAGCTTCCTTCCGGTCGAAGCCTCCCAAACCCTCGCACGCCTCTCTCCGTCGCACGCGGATACGCGCTCGTAGTCGTAGGCGCTCCGCCGTCCGCGATTGCCCGgtgcccgccggccgcgcgccgccgcggccccggcccctgccggccgcccggcccacCACGCCAACTCCCTACGCGGCT containing:
- the LOC120666191 gene encoding L-galactose dehydrogenase-like, translating into MELRELGGTGLRVSAVGFGASPLGHVFGDVPRDAARAAVRRALDLGINFFDTSPYYGGTVSESVLGDCLRHAAVPRDQVVVATKCGRYKDEGFDFSAARVARSVDESLARLGLDYVDILHAHDIEFTSLDQIVSETVPALRKIKESGKARFVGITGLPLSIYPYVLDRVPPGSVDVILSYCHYGVNDTSLVDLLPYLKSKGVGVITASPLAMGLLTDNGPPDWHPAPEELKSACRAAAEYCSKKGKSITKLAMQYSLMNNEISTVLVGMNSSKQVEENVAAALELSTSGIDKELLHEVEAILEPVKNMTWPSGIQQA